Below is a genomic region from Bacteroidota bacterium.
AATCCCCAAACTGCCTATACAAATGTTGTTTTTTAGCACCTCACCCATATTGCTTTCATACTTTTTAGGATATAGTATACAATAGCCCGGGTAATTTTGGCTATCGGCAGGGTATACAGGGGCGGCCATCACATCCTGCATGGTAACCAGCGAAAAGCCTGTGATACGGTAAGTTCCCTTTTGCAGGGTAATGCTTCCGTCTTTCTCCAAGGTAATGTCTTTCCCTTCTTGAGCCTCAGTAGTGTTAAACACCCTGCGGTTCAGTCCGTTTTTCATCACCACATTAGAATCGTGGGCAAACTCAGCATACACAGCGTAAGACCTTTTCCCGTCATTGCAACTCTTTTCACCGCCACAAGCGGCCGTCATTAGTATAACAAGAGTAACAGATATAAATGCAACTATAGATTTCATAGCCAATTGATTTTATGCAAGATATAGAAATTAATCCGGCAGAAATACAATAGGTCGTCTAACACGTTCCTGCTTTAGAATTATATTTTCCCTAATTTCGTTCTGCATGAAAAAAATACAGGAAGTAGCCGCCCGTGTGGGCATTACTGAAGAGCAACTAATTCCCTACGGACACTATAAAGCCAAAGTTTCACCCCAATGGGACGAAGCCAAAATAAAACAAGGCAAACTGATTTTGGTTACCGCCATTAGTCCCAACAAAGCAGGGGTGGGCAAAACCACCACCTCAGTTGCGTTGAGCATGGGCTTAAACCGCATCGGTAAAAAAAGTGTGTTGGCCCTGCGCGAACCCTCGTTAGGCCCTTGCTTTGGTATGAAAGGCGGAGCCACGGGGGGCGGTTATGTAACCGTTGAGCCTTCTGACGATATTAACCTGCATTTTAATGGTGATTTTCATGCCATCACCTGTGCTAACAACACATTAGCTGCACTGGTAGATAACCACAACTACTTTAACAAAGGAGCTGCCAACGGTTTGCGCCAAGTGGTTTGGAAACGGGTGCTGGATGTGAACGACCGCAGCCTTCGGAACATCATCACAGGGCTTGACGGCAACGGCATCCCTACTGAAACAGGGTTTGACATTACGCCCGCCAGCGAGATTATGGCCATTTTTTGCCTATCGAAAGATTTGGACGATTTACGCCGCCGCATCGACAATATTTTGGTGGGTTATACCAACGATAAAAAGCCGATGTATGTGCGTGATTTGAACGTAGGCGGGGCTATTGTAGCCTTGCTCCGCGATGCGCTGATGCCCAACTTGGTGCAGGATGTGGACGGCGGAGCTGCGTTTATACACGGTGGTCCGTTTGCCAACATTGCCCACGGTTGCAACAGCATTATTGCTACCAAAATGGCTTTGCAACTGGGCGATTACGCGGTAACCGAAGCCGGTTTCGGGAGCGATTTAGGGGCTGAAAAGTTCTTGAACATAAAGTGCCGCACCGCAGGTTTGCAACCCGCACTAAGCGTATTGGTGGCCACTACCCTATCGCTGAAACTGCACGGCGGAGCTAACGAAAAAGAGTTGAAGCTGCCCAACATGAGTGCCCTGCAAAAAGGGATGCACAATTTGGAAAGGCACTTGGATATTTTAAAGTCCTTCGGGCAAACGGTAGTGGTGGCAATTAACCGCCACCCTTCTGATACTGATGATGAGATTAGCTACATAGCCAACTGGTGTGCCGAGCGCGGTGCAAAATGTGCTACCCACAGCGGCTTTGGCGACGGTAGCGCAGGGGTAGAAGAGTTAGCCAAATTGGTGGTTAGCGAGGCTGAAAACAACCCCTCAAAACCGATACAACACACTTACTCGCTTGAGGACAGTATCGAAACCAAGCTGAACAGCATTGTAACTACTATTTACAAAGGCAAAGGCGTTTCATT
It encodes:
- a CDS encoding formate--tetrahydrofolate ligase, yielding MKKIQEVAARVGITEEQLIPYGHYKAKVSPQWDEAKIKQGKLILVTAISPNKAGVGKTTTSVALSMGLNRIGKKSVLALREPSLGPCFGMKGGATGGGYVTVEPSDDINLHFNGDFHAITCANNTLAALVDNHNYFNKGAANGLRQVVWKRVLDVNDRSLRNIITGLDGNGIPTETGFDITPASEIMAIFCLSKDLDDLRRRIDNILVGYTNDKKPMYVRDLNVGGAIVALLRDALMPNLVQDVDGGAAFIHGGPFANIAHGCNSIIATKMALQLGDYAVTEAGFGSDLGAEKFLNIKCRTAGLQPALSVLVATTLSLKLHGGANEKELKLPNMSALQKGMHNLERHLDILKSFGQTVVVAINRHPSDTDDEISYIANWCAERGAKCATHSGFGDGSAGVEELAKLVVSEAENNPSKPIQHTYSLEDSIETKLNSIVTTIYKGKGVSLSKKAQTALKKINEMGLNNLPVCIAKTQYTFSSNADEPSDVKDFTLFVEDLVINTGAGFIVAVCGEMMRMPGLPKEPQAMHIDVVQGEIVGVSEKPPLRATQMMET